Proteins found in one Seonamhaeicola sp. S2-3 genomic segment:
- a CDS encoding aspartyl protease family protein, giving the protein MKRLVIFLYFFCGCVAILVAQNNRFIIQNKNETDKIKFKLINNLIIVPVEVNGVELSFILDTGVSKPIIFNLLHGTDTLKIKNTEKIFLRGLGEGEPIEALKSRDNIFKIGDAVSLRQDLYAIFGLNINFASRLGVPIHGIIGLDVFRDFVVEINYIHKNIKLFNPDTYKYKKCTKCEQFNLEFYNNKPYLNAEVSLNNKRIPLKLLIDSGGSDSLWLFEDDSLGITSGDNYFRDFLGHGLSGSVYGKRGRADTFFLKSFKLKEANVAFPDSTSIFFAKKVENRNGSIAGNILKRFNIIMDYRNKLITLKKNSNFRESFSYNKSGIELAHDGVRFVREYENENYKFDKNAQTPNNKEVRILFDIKSKMVLKPTYSIVELRENSPAAQAGLLKGDIILSINGKASDNLTLQQIMLMFYGKSGKLIRLKVQRGAVISNYSFRLKSLLK; this is encoded by the coding sequence ATGAAAAGACTTGTAATTTTTTTATATTTTTTTTGTGGTTGTGTAGCTATTTTGGTTGCTCAGAACAACAGGTTCATTATTCAAAATAAGAATGAAACGGACAAAATAAAGTTCAAATTAATTAATAATTTAATAATTGTCCCTGTTGAAGTTAATGGGGTAGAGTTGTCTTTTATTTTAGATACGGGTGTTAGTAAACCTATAATTTTTAACCTTTTACATGGTACCGATACATTAAAAATTAAAAATACAGAAAAGATTTTTTTACGCGGGTTAGGAGAAGGAGAACCTATAGAGGCATTAAAGTCTAGAGATAATATATTTAAAATTGGTGATGCGGTTAGTTTAAGGCAAGATTTGTATGCTATTTTTGGTTTAAATATAAATTTTGCTTCAAGATTAGGGGTGCCAATTCATGGTATTATTGGTTTAGATGTTTTTAGAGATTTTGTTGTTGAAATAAATTATATTCATAAAAATATCAAGCTTTTTAATCCTGATACTTATAAATATAAAAAGTGTACTAAATGCGAGCAATTTAACCTTGAGTTTTACAATAACAAACCTTATTTAAATGCCGAAGTAAGCCTTAATAATAAAAGAATTCCTTTAAAGCTATTAATTGATTCGGGAGGGAGTGATAGTTTGTGGCTATTTGAAGATGATTCATTAGGTATAACATCTGGTGATAATTATTTTAGAGATTTTCTGGGGCATGGCTTAAGTGGAAGTGTTTATGGTAAACGTGGAAGAGCAGATACGTTCTTTTTAAAAAGTTTTAAACTAAAAGAAGCTAACGTAGCATTTCCAGATTCAACATCAATATTTTTTGCAAAAAAAGTAGAAAACAGAAATGGCAGTATAGCAGGTAATATTTTAAAGCGCTTTAATATTATTATGGATTACAGAAACAAGTTAATTACATTAAAGAAAAACAGTAATTTTAGAGAAAGTTTTAGCTATAATAAAAGCGGAATAGAATTAGCTCATGATGGTGTTAGGTTTGTTAGAGAATATGAAAATGAAAATTATAAGTTTGATAAAAATGCACAAACCCCCAATAATAAAGAGGTACGCATTTTATTTGATATAAAGTCTAAAATGGTATTAAAACCCACTTATTCTATTGTAGAACTTAGAGAAAATTCACCAGCCGCACAAGCAGGTTTGCTAAAAGGCGATATAATATTATCAATTAATGGAAAGGCTTCTGATAATTTAACATTACAACAAATTATGCTTATGTTTTATGGCAAATCAGGAAAGCTAATAAGGTTAAAAGTTCAGCGGGGAGCAGTTATTTCAAACTATAGTTTTAGGTTAAAAAGTTTATTGAAATAA
- a CDS encoding PUR family DNA/RNA-binding protein: protein MNNNDMMEREEIFSKVLRAGRRTYFFDVRATKADDYYLTITESKKFTNDDGSFHYKKHKIYIYKEDFAEFKDILAEMTDFIIEQRGDEVISERHQKDFKKEYNNNSESKSEDTIKTPESFTDVDFDDI from the coding sequence ATGAATAATAATGATATGATGGAGAGAGAAGAGATATTTTCTAAAGTTTTAAGAGCAGGAAGACGCACGTATTTTTTTGACGTTAGAGCTACTAAAGCAGATGACTATTACTTAACAATTACTGAAAGTAAAAAATTCACTAATGATGATGGCTCATTCCACTACAAAAAACATAAAATTTATATATACAAAGAAGACTTTGCTGAGTTTAAAGATATTCTAGCTGAAATGACAGATTTCATTATTGAGCAAAGAGGTGATGAAGTTATTAGTGAACGCCATCAAAAAGATTTTAAAAAAGAATACAATAATAATTCTGAGTCTAAATCTGAAGATACCATTAAAACCCCTGAGAGTTTTACAGATGTAGATTTTGATGATATATAA
- a CDS encoding ABC transporter ATP-binding protein, giving the protein MKELQHLNKYFLKYKTHILLGSVITVAARIFLLYTPRYVKEIFATVERYLDNSITKEVFKSELVEAILWIIGAALIAGVLTFFMRQTIINVSRYVEFDLKNEVYEHYQKLSLNFYKKNRTGDLMNRITEDVSRVRMYAGPAIMYSINTVALFVVALIYMFNEAPKLTLYTILPLPILSIIIYKLSREIHNRSTIVQEYLSKLSTFTQESFSGITVIKAYGIEPQTSSNFTSLANESKEKQVNLAKIQAWFFPMMILLIGTSNLLVIYIGGMQYINGEIESLGTIAEFIIYVNMLTWPVATVGWVTSIVQQAEASQKRINEFLKIEPEIKNTVTETTKITGDIEFKNVFFTYNDTNIEALKGINFSVKEGETLAILGKTGSGKSTILDLIGRLYDIDKGAILVNNTNIKNLNLYNLRDSIGHVPQDAFLFSDTIKNNIKFGKEDATDDEVIQAAKNAQVHKNIIKFNNGYETVLGERGITLSGGQKQRISIARAIIKSPKILLFDDCLSAVDTETEEKILKNLEKITKGKTSIIVGHRVSSAKNADKIIVLEDGKIVQEGTHKSLIKEEGYYKHLYLKQKSDTNTK; this is encoded by the coding sequence ATGAAAGAATTACAGCATTTAAATAAGTATTTTTTAAAATACAAAACACATATTCTGCTAGGTAGCGTTATCACTGTAGCTGCTAGAATATTTTTACTCTATACACCTAGGTACGTAAAAGAGATTTTTGCTACTGTTGAAAGGTATTTAGATAACTCTATTACTAAAGAAGTATTTAAATCTGAGTTAGTAGAAGCTATTCTCTGGATAATTGGAGCCGCTTTAATTGCTGGAGTACTTACCTTTTTTATGAGGCAGACTATTATTAATGTATCTAGATATGTAGAATTTGACTTAAAAAATGAAGTTTATGAGCACTACCAAAAGTTATCTTTAAACTTTTATAAAAAGAATAGAACAGGTGATTTAATGAACCGTATTACAGAAGATGTAAGTAGAGTTCGTATGTATGCAGGACCCGCCATTATGTATAGCATCAATACCGTTGCTCTGTTTGTTGTAGCACTTATTTACATGTTTAATGAAGCGCCCAAATTAACATTGTACACTATATTACCACTACCTATACTTTCTATAATTATTTATAAACTTAGTAGAGAAATTCATAATAGAAGTACTATTGTACAAGAATATTTATCAAAACTATCAACCTTTACTCAAGAATCATTCAGCGGTATTACCGTTATAAAAGCCTATGGTATAGAACCACAAACATCATCAAATTTCACATCATTGGCTAATGAAAGTAAAGAAAAACAAGTAAATCTGGCTAAAATACAAGCTTGGTTTTTCCCTATGATGATATTACTTATTGGTACCAGTAACCTTTTAGTTATTTACATAGGTGGTATGCAATATATTAATGGAGAGATTGAAAGCTTAGGTACCATTGCAGAGTTTATTATTTACGTAAATATGCTCACATGGCCTGTTGCTACTGTTGGTTGGGTAACCTCTATTGTGCAACAAGCAGAAGCCTCTCAAAAACGAATAAATGAATTTTTAAAAATTGAACCTGAAATTAAAAATACCGTTACTGAAACAACCAAAATTACAGGTGATATTGAGTTTAAAAACGTTTTCTTTACTTATAACGACACTAATATTGAAGCATTAAAAGGCATTAATTTTAGTGTAAAAGAAGGAGAAACACTTGCTATTTTAGGCAAAACAGGGTCTGGCAAATCAACTATTTTAGACTTAATAGGCAGACTGTACGATATAGATAAAGGCGCTATTTTGGTTAACAACACAAATATTAAAAACCTTAATCTATACAACTTAAGAGACAGTATTGGCCATGTACCCCAAGACGCATTTTTATTTTCAGACACCATAAAAAACAACATAAAATTTGGTAAAGAAGATGCTACTGATGATGAAGTAATACAAGCTGCTAAAAACGCTCAAGTGCATAAAAACATTATCAAATTTAACAACGGGTACGAAACAGTTTTAGGTGAAAGAGGTATTACATTATCTGGTGGGCAAAAACAACGAATTTCCATTGCTAGGGCTATTATAAAATCGCCTAAAATATTATTGTTTGATGATTGTTTATCGGCAGTAGATACTGAAACTGAAGAAAAAATACTAAAAAACCTAGAAAAAATAACCAAAGGTAAAACATCAATTATTGTAGGCCATAGGGTATCTTCTGCCAAAAACGCAGATAAAATTATTGTTTTAGAAGATGGGAAAATTGTTCAAGAAGGCACGCATAAATCTCTAATAAAAGAAGAAGGCTATTACAAACATTTATACCTTAAACAAAAAAGCGATACAAACACTAAATAA
- the nusB gene encoding transcription antitermination factor NusB — translation MQTLYAYKGGESDDFSKDQKFLLFSIDNMYNLYLLLISLLPEVRKRAEKDLLKKQQKYLATPEDKDPNRKFINNQLLQLLSNNIKLKDQLENHKINNWEFDDEYVDIIFKAIRSSDLYKDYMQTRVSDFKEDKQFVIDLFKEILAPNDKLYEYIEDKNLTWLDDLPTVNTTILKLLRKAKPTSNDSHFVPKLYKEEDDKQFAIDLFKKTLLNKSALNTEIEKKTKNWDSDRIANVDYILLQMAICELQNFPSIPVKVTINEYLEIAKEYSTPKSSIFINGILDKLVKEYTDSKTLKKVGRGLL, via the coding sequence ATGCAAACTTTATATGCCTATAAAGGAGGCGAAAGTGATGATTTTAGTAAAGATCAAAAATTCTTACTGTTTAGTATAGATAATATGTATAATTTATACTTATTATTAATTTCTTTACTACCAGAGGTTAGAAAACGAGCAGAGAAAGATTTACTTAAAAAGCAACAAAAGTATCTTGCAACTCCAGAAGACAAAGATCCTAACAGAAAATTTATTAATAATCAATTACTTCAACTTTTAAGTAATAATATAAAGCTTAAAGACCAATTAGAAAACCATAAAATAAATAATTGGGAATTTGATGATGAGTATGTTGATATTATTTTTAAAGCAATAAGGTCTAGCGATTTGTATAAAGATTATATGCAGACTAGAGTTTCTGATTTTAAAGAAGATAAACAATTTGTTATAGATTTGTTTAAAGAAATATTGGCACCAAATGACAAGCTTTATGAATATATAGAAGATAAAAATTTAACTTGGTTAGATGATTTGCCTACAGTAAATACCACTATTTTAAAGCTTTTAAGAAAAGCCAAACCAACTTCTAACGATTCTCATTTTGTACCTAAATTGTATAAAGAAGAAGATGACAAACAGTTTGCAATTGATTTGTTTAAGAAAACATTATTAAATAAATCTGCTTTAAATACAGAAATAGAGAAGAAAACCAAAAATTGGGATTCTGATAGAATAGCGAATGTTGATTATATTTTGCTACAAATGGCAATATGTGAGTTGCAAAACTTTCCATCAATACCAGTAAAAGTAACCATTAATGAATATTTAGAAATTGCTAAAGAATACTCTACCCCAAAAAGTAGCATATTTATTAATGGAATATTAGATAAATTAGTAAAAGAATATACCGATTCTAAAACTTTAAAAAAGGTAGGAAGAGGTTTGTTATAA
- a CDS encoding DUF1573 domain-containing protein, whose amino-acid sequence MKQIFLGISVLCMVAFTSCKENAAKKIDEKNIAAAAERDAQASKFPVIEFDKTEHDFGEIEKGKKVSTVFNYKNTGDAPLVITDIKSSCGCTVPQDWSRKPLAPGESGKFTVTFNGSGANKITKTVTVTANTEKGKEIVKITAFVKDPNAK is encoded by the coding sequence ATGAAACAAATATTTTTAGGTATTAGTGTTTTATGCATGGTAGCCTTTACATCTTGTAAAGAAAATGCAGCAAAAAAAATTGATGAAAAAAATATTGCAGCAGCAGCAGAAAGAGATGCACAAGCTTCTAAATTTCCAGTTATTGAGTTTGATAAAACTGAACATGACTTTGGAGAAATAGAAAAAGGGAAAAAAGTATCAACCGTTTTTAATTATAAAAACACAGGAGATGCTCCTTTAGTTATTACAGATATAAAAAGTTCTTGTGGTTGTACAGTACCTCAAGATTGGAGCAGAAAACCATTAGCACCAGGAGAATCTGGTAAATTTACAGTTACTTTTAATGGTAGTGGTGCTAATAAAATTACAAAAACTGTTACTGTAACAGCCAATACAGAAAAAGGAAAAGAAATAGTGAAAATAACAGCATTTGTAAAAGATCCAAATGCTAAATAA
- the yajC gene encoding preprotein translocase subunit YajC, which yields MGEGIGAFMPFILMFVVVYFFMIAPQMKKAKKEKKFAAELKKGDRVITKSGLHGKILELNDKDSTCVIETLSGKLKFERSAISMEMSTKLNAPAK from the coding sequence ATGGGAGAAGGAATTGGGGCATTTATGCCATTTATTTTAATGTTTGTAGTAGTGTATTTCTTTATGATTGCACCTCAAATGAAAAAAGCAAAAAAAGAAAAGAAATTTGCTGCAGAACTTAAAAAAGGCGATAGAGTAATTACCAAAAGTGGTTTACACGGTAAAATTTTAGAGCTAAATGACAAAGATAGTACATGTGTTATAGAAACTTTGTCTGGAAAGTTAAAATTTGAACGTTCTGCAATTTCTATGGAAATGAGCACTAAGTTAAATGCACCAGCAAAATAA
- a CDS encoding LytTR family DNA-binding domain-containing protein gives MNKVKCIIIDDEELARTLIKSYIDKIDFLEVVDSFENPLNAMPLLKKVDIDIIFLDIQMPELKGTDFAKLINSKTKIIFTTAYSEYALEGYDLNALDYLLKPITFERFLQAVNKFKKEETTTAVIEDSITVKSGYDLHKLKYNDILYVESDNEYVVFYTNEKKIMSHQTLKSLEEKLPASLFLRVHRSYIVNKQKVSALKGRDLLISEVKIPVSDSYYDTVKTKLF, from the coding sequence ATGAATAAAGTAAAATGTATTATTATTGATGATGAGGAATTAGCAAGAACCCTTATAAAATCTTACATTGATAAAATTGATTTTTTAGAAGTAGTTGATTCTTTTGAAAACCCCTTAAATGCAATGCCGCTTCTAAAAAAAGTGGATATTGATATTATTTTTCTAGACATTCAAATGCCCGAATTAAAAGGTACTGATTTTGCTAAATTAATTAATTCTAAAACAAAAATTATTTTTACTACAGCATATTCTGAATACGCTTTAGAAGGTTATGATTTAAATGCATTAGATTATTTATTAAAGCCAATAACTTTTGAGCGTTTTTTACAAGCTGTAAACAAGTTTAAAAAAGAAGAAACCACAACTGCTGTAATTGAAGACTCCATTACTGTTAAATCTGGGTATGACTTGCACAAATTAAAGTATAACGATATTCTTTATGTTGAAAGTGATAACGAATACGTTGTTTTCTATACAAATGAAAAGAAAATAATGAGCCATCAAACCCTAAAATCGCTCGAAGAGAAATTACCTGCGTCTTTATTTTTAAGAGTGCATCGTTCATACATTGTAAATAAACAAAAAGTATCTGCTTTAAAAGGAAGAGACTTACTAATTTCTGAAGTTAAAATTCCTGTAAGCGATAGTTATTACGATACAGTTAAAACCAAATTATTTTAA
- a CDS encoding sensor histidine kinase, with amino-acid sequence MNKTIRLIIQAGLWLVIGNIIWLNQDADVEILKENLVVLIFQILLISALIYFAAPKLLFKKKHLLFAVFSILLIGVSVWFLTNTFGMPLEEVQPKIRPEMRPHRAPEMRPPPLEMKKPPTQYLLYSLILSITYVLALSVEVYSYLKQKEKETINALNINLQNELKLLKSQINPHFLFNALNNIYTLAGIDSGKTQKSIIHLSDMLRYVLYECDQETVPLKKEIEYIENYLKLFALKSSKTYPISIKLNITNHAATIAPMLLIPFIENALKHSNIDDINNAFIKITIKANEKTLDFEVENSKPQKVIIKDKVGGIGLENVKKRLAILYPKKHQLAVSNNETIFKVKLHLQLA; translated from the coding sequence ATGAATAAAACTATAAGACTCATTATACAAGCCGGTTTGTGGTTGGTAATAGGCAATATAATTTGGCTAAATCAAGACGCCGATGTTGAAATACTAAAAGAAAACTTAGTTGTTTTAATATTTCAAATACTACTTATTAGTGCACTTATTTACTTTGCTGCTCCTAAATTATTATTTAAAAAGAAACATTTACTATTTGCTGTTTTTTCAATTTTATTAATTGGGGTTTCTGTTTGGTTTTTAACTAACACATTTGGTATGCCTTTAGAAGAAGTGCAACCTAAAATAAGACCAGAAATGAGACCTCATCGTGCACCAGAAATGAGACCTCCACCTCTAGAAATGAAAAAACCTCCAACACAATATTTGCTTTATTCATTAATACTATCAATTACTTATGTTTTGGCTTTATCTGTAGAGGTTTATAGCTATTTAAAACAAAAAGAAAAAGAGACTATAAATGCTTTAAATATTAATTTACAGAATGAGCTTAAGCTATTAAAATCTCAAATAAACCCTCATTTTCTATTCAACGCATTAAACAATATTTACACCTTAGCGGGAATAGATTCTGGAAAAACACAAAAAAGCATTATTCATTTATCTGATATGTTGCGATACGTATTGTATGAATGTGATCAAGAAACCGTTCCGTTAAAAAAAGAGATTGAGTATATTGAAAACTACCTAAAATTATTTGCATTAAAAAGTAGCAAAACGTACCCTATATCAATAAAACTTAATATAACTAATCATGCTGCTACCATTGCTCCTATGCTACTTATACCGTTTATAGAAAACGCCTTAAAACACAGTAATATAGATGATATTAACAATGCTTTTATTAAAATTACCATTAAAGCTAATGAAAAAACACTAGATTTTGAAGTTGAAAATAGTAAACCTCAAAAAGTAATAATAAAAGATAAAGTTGGCGGTATTGGTTTAGAAAATGTAAAGAAAAGATTAGCTATATTGTATCCTAAAAAACACCAACTAGCAGTAAGTAATAATGAAACTATTTTTAAAGTTAAGCTCCATTTACAATTAGCATGA
- a CDS encoding EF-hand domain-containing protein has translation MKTKSILFGIIASGLITFTSYAQESGNRERNQEPPSVDEIFKEMDANEDGKLSKKEVKGPLKDMFSKIDSDEDGYLSKEEIKNAPKPEDKRPKY, from the coding sequence ATGAAAACAAAATCAATTTTATTTGGAATAATTGCAAGTGGTTTAATAACTTTTACATCATATGCACAAGAGTCTGGTAATCGTGAAAGAAACCAAGAACCTCCTTCTGTAGATGAAATTTTTAAGGAAATGGATGCCAATGAAGACGGAAAACTTTCAAAAAAAGAAGTTAAAGGACCTCTTAAAGATATGTTTTCTAAAATAGATAGTGATGAAGATGGATATCTTTCTAAAGAAGAGATAAAAAATGCTCCAAAACCAGAAGATAAAAGACCTAAATATTAA
- a CDS encoding ferredoxin family protein yields MPFTEKAHLALKIPRNLFSNAKIRNTMPIKSINGCIGCEECIKSCPTDVIRLNPDSKKAEIVYAEDCQICHLCRMYCPVDAITITPDKSIPVIVSWG; encoded by the coding sequence TTGCCATTCACAGAAAAGGCTCATTTGGCTTTAAAAATTCCACGAAATTTATTCTCTAATGCTAAAATACGTAACACCATGCCAATAAAAAGTATAAATGGTTGTATAGGTTGTGAAGAGTGCATAAAAAGCTGTCCAACAGATGTTATTCGACTAAATCCCGATTCTAAAAAGGCAGAAATTGTTTATGCCGAAGACTGTCAAATTTGTCATTTATGCAGAATGTATTGTCCGGTTGATGCCATCACCATTACGCCAGATAAATCTATTCCTGTAATAGTTTCATGGGGGTAA
- a CDS encoding ferric reductase-like transmembrane domain-containing protein translates to MKQIRMVNVVAIHRFIGYTFISVILLHPFFIIIPKFFDNGVTPIDAFVRLITTFSSTGVILGLIAYTTMLVLMITAFFRFKLHLKYKTWRKLHGYLTLLFVSVATWHVVNIGRHSNTSFTVYYVLMVVIGVFYLMRTYLTKTVKK, encoded by the coding sequence ATGAAGCAAATAAGAATGGTTAATGTTGTAGCCATTCATAGGTTTATAGGATACACTTTCATTTCGGTAATCTTATTGCATCCATTTTTTATCATCATACCAAAGTTTTTTGATAATGGAGTTACTCCAATAGATGCTTTTGTACGTTTAATCACAACGTTTAGTAGTACAGGTGTTATACTTGGTTTAATTGCCTATACCACAATGCTAGTGCTAATGATAACGGCATTTTTTAGATTTAAACTTCACCTTAAATATAAAACTTGGAGAAAACTACATGGGTATTTAACCTTATTATTTGTTTCTGTAGCTACATGGCATGTAGTTAACATTGGTAGGCATAGCAATACTTCATTTACAGTGTACTATGTGCTTATGGTAGTAATTGGCGTGTTTTATTTAATGCGAACCTATTTAACAAAAACCGTAAAAAAATGA
- a CDS encoding FAD-binding protein produces the protein MKTKHSNMSRRKFITLTGGAAGFAAMGGFGMNTDWALNNPEIDAKTLDNNKVTTDILVVGSGMAGLFAAVKAHDAGAKVLMVSKGRLGASGQTPFAKGIFAYDKDKEALSIDEFVAKVSRSALGTNNKAYTKQLAEHSLARVNELKEWGFFESSLYNKSFSKPIEERNIPVQERVTITHLIKEDNRVVGAAGFSIDEQKVLFYEAKSVILCTGAGGFKPNGFPIGDLTHDGTVMAYNIGAKVTGKEWNDGHPARSENPAACYDGWGDMFEQKPSTTSIEIRHDLGVDMNYMAYVNGGAAQMGRPGMDSGSNKVSGGPYRPEEFSDQGGPGGPPKDGEERKGLPGDDDRKRPPRKDGEAAPPGMGGGVVGGSSAGMAIHKAEGLVPINDKCESTIPGLYAAGDALGSYMAGGIYTQIGSSLSGSAVQGAIAGETAAKYCKKIKSYTISTSKIESIEEEILAPLKRGAGYSPAWVTQTLQSIMIPNFIIYIKKENLMRAALAYIEELRDQHVPYLRASNLHELRLAHETKNMVISAEMKLRASLMRTESRCSHYRLDYPEIDNENWQAWINIFKGEDGKMKLEKQPFNTWATALKNKEIEQIS, from the coding sequence ATGAAAACAAAACATTCAAATATGTCTAGACGAAAATTTATCACCTTAACAGGAGGAGCAGCGGGGTTTGCTGCTATGGGGGGATTTGGAATGAATACGGATTGGGCTTTAAACAACCCAGAAATTGATGCCAAAACATTAGATAATAATAAGGTAACTACAGATATTTTAGTAGTAGGAAGCGGAATGGCAGGGTTATTTGCAGCAGTAAAAGCACATGATGCGGGAGCCAAAGTTTTAATGGTTTCTAAAGGAAGGTTAGGGGCTTCTGGTCAAACCCCTTTTGCTAAAGGTATTTTTGCGTATGATAAGGATAAAGAAGCATTAAGCATTGATGAATTTGTAGCAAAGGTATCAAGGTCTGCACTTGGAACAAATAATAAAGCCTACACCAAACAATTAGCAGAACACTCTTTGGCAAGGGTAAATGAGTTGAAGGAATGGGGTTTTTTTGAATCGTCTTTGTATAATAAAAGTTTCAGTAAACCTATAGAAGAACGAAACATTCCGGTTCAAGAACGGGTTACCATAACGCATTTAATTAAGGAAGACAATAGAGTAGTAGGGGCTGCAGGTTTTAGTATAGATGAACAAAAAGTACTCTTTTATGAAGCTAAAAGTGTAATTCTATGTACAGGAGCAGGAGGTTTTAAACCAAACGGATTTCCCATAGGCGATTTAACCCATGATGGCACCGTAATGGCATACAATATTGGTGCAAAAGTAACAGGTAAAGAATGGAATGATGGCCACCCTGCAAGATCAGAAAATCCTGCTGCATGTTATGATGGCTGGGGTGATATGTTTGAACAAAAACCTAGTACAACAAGCATTGAAATTAGGCATGATTTGGGTGTAGATATGAATTATATGGCATACGTAAATGGAGGTGCAGCACAAATGGGTCGACCAGGAATGGATAGTGGTAGTAATAAGGTCTCTGGGGGGCCATATAGACCAGAAGAATTTTCAGATCAAGGAGGTCCTGGTGGTCCGCCAAAGGATGGAGAAGAAAGAAAAGGACTTCCGGGAGATGATGATAGAAAGCGTCCACCAAGAAAAGATGGCGAAGCAGCTCCTCCAGGAATGGGAGGTGGTGTTGTTGGAGGTTCAAGTGCAGGTATGGCTATTCATAAGGCTGAAGGATTAGTACCTATTAATGATAAATGCGAATCTACAATTCCTGGTTTATATGCAGCAGGTGATGCTCTAGGATCTTATATGGCAGGAGGTATTTATACCCAAATAGGGTCATCTTTGTCAGGGTCTGCTGTACAAGGGGCTATTGCTGGCGAAACAGCAGCTAAGTATTGTAAAAAGATAAAAAGTTATACCATATCTACTTCAAAAATAGAAAGTATAGAAGAAGAAATTTTAGCGCCCTTAAAACGAGGAGCCGGTTATAGTCCTGCATGGGTAACACAAACTTTGCAAAGTATTATGATACCTAATTTCATTATTTATATAAAAAAGGAAAATTTAATGAGAGCTGCTTTGGCCTATATTGAAGAGTTAAGAGATCAACACGTACCATATTTAAGAGCTTCAAACTTACACGAATTACGTTTAGCTCACGAAACAAAAAACATGGTAATAAGTGCCGAAATGAAATTAAGAGCATCATTAATGAGAACCGAAAGTAGATGCAGTCATTATAGGTTAGATTACCCAGAAATTGATAATGAAAACTGGCAAGCATGGATTAATATTTTTAAAGGTGAAGATGGTAAAATGAAGCTAGAAAAACAACCATTTAACACTTGGGCAACGGCATTAAAAAATAAGGAAATAGAACAGATTAGCTAG